One genomic region from Augochlora pura isolate Apur16 chromosome 7, APUR_v2.2.1, whole genome shotgun sequence encodes:
- the Wwk gene encoding anoctamin 8 white walker isoform X2: MPGGEGSPINLLGHRASTTSGECANSDEDERTTGTAPSTMTTVLADDGLRRRKVIHAAKETLDKASRLLRRKIPCTGHLMTPRRLWIQKVPTQECDVIVMFPSGASDETLMWLLGRLRAGTPGLVVHVRHHASSDSYGFYLTAPFSVLLKAAEEVHLPKTLRQEFGGGLKEFVGSEASCFEGSDDEAQFFTTQERQSLVLHLLHTLRAGSQDLHSLPGLKMVEGQAIIPKCISSGIISQVFPLHELPALEKLQRTWVRAFLSPQPLDDICKYFGVKITMYFAWLGHYTTALIVPAAVGAIYWVGIIGRNQAVEDVAYVLFSVFNVIWATVYLETWKRRGAELAYRWGTLDQRDDLLVEPRPLFTGTLEVSSVTGRLEPTYPRWKRNMFRYFVSVPVIAACLFFVFIVMILSFQIQDWWDARLEAGGYGFWLSYVPKVLLAVVIALMDEAYFKVAVWLNDMENYRLDTEYENHLIYKVALFQFVNSFLSLFYIAFYLQDQERLKEQLAALLIARQVIGNLKESAVPYLIEQLRLARLSFELFGALSPSEARPPPGEENDENGKEPDDKSERSDSGKSTQPRNVSQAELESSLYRVGHPTNSLLSDVTFKYDGAFSEHLEMLSQLGYVCLFSSAFPLAAMAALLGNLLELRGDAFKLCFVLQRPFGRRVSNIGTWQNAMEAMGLVAILVNCALIGLSGQVQRMFPEMSATQTILLIVALEHIMLAIRFIIICAIPDIPHWVATEMAKVEFLRREAVRRLSSTPSPEQQPATVIGRFVVSPADGESEEHLLSDRTGDATTPSLPETPTLASTTQTPSSPPTPSAASVPRISETPSAAQTPGSAGSSDIGTPFLTEINMGSIRDLHNTPRCSIPGGERGRRSREWLNNEPEASGGDQYSHHLTIGPHGGVDWVRRLGLEPGGRKSSDSEISGAGSVNGRTDKLPHLHRSTDCIVSKELASSSDSDLLRSAPPWTMAHRNQKFRFSPDREREREKTEKQQYLHHHQQQQQLQQQQQQQQQQQQQQQQQQQHHHQRESRDSHRQHTSHYSERDKDSSGRSDSSKTSQEEEKPNKEDQEAKKTRVKQSLMKRARSVAIFSLKLKERRAREAELKAKEAEKEARWQQPQSCVGGELSCIPIDKLISVDDIAAMELRRLNH; encoded by the exons GAATGCGACGTCATAGTGATGTTCCCGAGTGGAGCGAGCGACGAGACTTTGATGTGGCTTCTAGGCCGTCTACGGGCTGGGACCCCGGGCCTAGTTGTTCACGTTCGACACCACGCCTCGTCAGATAGTTACGGATTTTACTTAACAGCCCCTTTTAGCGT ATTGTTGAAAGCCGCCGAGGAGGTGCATTTGCCAAAGACACTGCGCCAGGAGTTCGGCGGTGGTCTGAAAGAGTTCGTGGGCTCCGAGGCAAGTTGCTTCGAGGGTAGCGACGACGAAGCTCAATTCTTCACTACTCAGGAAAGGCAGTCCCTGGTCCTGCACTTGCTGCACACGCTCAGAGCGGGCTCGCAGGACCTCCACAGTCTGCCGGGTCTTAAGATGGTAGAAGGACAAGCAATTATTCCAAAGTGCATTTCTTCTGGGATCATTTCTCAG GTCTTCCCTCTTCACGAATTGCCTGCGTTGGAGAAGCTACAGCGGACATGGGTCCGCGCGTTTCTCAGTCCTCAGCCCTTGGACGACATTTGTAAATACTTCGGAGTAAAGATTACTATGTATTTCGCGTGGCTCGGACATTACACCACCGCTTTAATCGTTCCGGCTGCTGTGGGTGCCATATATTGG GTCGGCATCATCGGTAGGAATCAAGCGGTGGAGGATGTAGCGTACGTTCTGTTCTCCGTCTTCAACGTGATCTGGGCCACCGTTTATCTGGAAACCTGGAAGAGAAGAGGCGCCGAACTGGCCTACAGGTGGGGCACCTTGGATCAAAGAGACGACCTACTTGTCGAGCCTAGGCCTTTATTCACG GGCACCTTGGAGGTCTCGTCTGTGACGGGAAGACTGGAACCAACTTATCCGAGATGGAAGAGGAACATGTTCCGGTACTTCGTCAGCGTTCCCGTCATCGCCGCGTGCCTCTTCTTCGTTTTTATCGTGATGATCCTGAGCTTCCAGATACAG GATTGGTGGGACGCTCGTCTGGAGGCGGGGGGATACGGGTTCTGGTTGAGCTACGTGCCAAAAGTTCTGCTCGCCGTGGTGATAGCGTTAATGGACGAGGCTTACTTTAAGGTCGCCGTTTGGCTGAACGACATGG AAAACTATCGGCTAGACACCGAGTACGAGAATCATCTGATCTACAAAGTGGCACTG TTTCAGTTTGTAAACTCCTTCCTATCGCTATTTTACATCGCCTTCTACCTACAAGATCAAGAGAGACTAAAGGAG CAACTGGCAGCTCTGTTGATAGCCCGCCAGGTAATCGGTAACCTGAAGGAGTCGGCGGTCCCGTATCTGATCGAGCAGCTGCGACTGGCCCGTTTGAGCTTCGAGCTTTTCGGCGCGCTGAGCCCGAGCGAGGCGAGGCCGCCGCCCGGCGAGGAGAACGACGAGAACGGGAAAGAGCCCGACGACAAGAGCGAACGGTCCGACAGCGGGAAGAGCACGCAACCGAGAAACGTCAGCCAGGCTGAGCTGGAAAGTTCCCTCTACAGAGTAGGGCATCCCACTAATTCTCTACTTAGTGACGTTACGTTCAAG TACGATGGAGCGTTCTCAGAGCATCTGGAGATGCTATCACAACTCGGCTACGTCTGCCTGTTCTCATCGGCGTTCCCGCTGGCGGCCATGGCGGCCCTGCTCGGGAATCTGCTCGAGCTTCGCGGGGACGCTTTCAAGCTCTGCTTCGTTCTGCAGCGGCCTTTCGGCCGGAGGGTCTCCAACATCGGGACTTGGCAG AACGCGATGGAGGCGATGGGACTGGTCGCGATACTGGTGAATTGCGCGTTGATCGGACTGAGCGGACAGGTGCAGCGAATGTTCCCAGAGATGTCGGCCACGCAGACGATCCTGCTGATCGTCGCCCTGGAACATATCATGCTCGCGATACGGTTCATTATAATCTGCGCGATACCGGACATACCGCACTGGGTGGCCACCGAAATGGCCAAGGTAGAATTCTTGAGAAGGGAGGCGGTCAGACGACTGTCCTCTACACCGTCGCCGGAACAACAGCCCGCAACAGTAATAG GGAGATTCGTGGTGAGTCCAGCAGACGGTGAGAGCGAAGAACACCTGCTTTCCGATCGCACCGGAGACGCGACCACGCCGAGTCTACCAGAGACGCCGACCCTGGCCTCGACCACCCAGACACCGAGCAGCCCGCCGACACCGAGCGCAGCCTCCGTGCCCAGAATCTCGGAGACGCCGTCTGCTGCCCAGACACCGGGCAGCGCGGGCAGCAGCGATATAGGTACACCTTTCCTGACTGAAATTAACATGGGCAGCATTCGCGACCTTCACAATACACCTAGGTGCTCCATTCCTGGCGGAGAACGAG GAAGGAGATCGAGAGAGTGGTTGAATAATGAGCCGGAGGCGTCCGGCGGCGATCAGTACAGCCACCACCTGACGATCGGGCCCCACGGAGGCGTGGACTGGGTCCGAAGATTGGGCCTCGAACCCGGCGGCAGGAAGTCCAGCGACTCCGAGATCAGCGGAGCTGGCAGCGTCAACGGAAGGACGGACAAGCTTCCGCATCTTCATCGATCCACCGACTGCATCGTATCGAAAGAGCTCGCCTCGTCGTCGGACAGCGATCTCCTCAG GTCAGCTCCGCCGTGGACGATGGCTCACAGAAATCAGAAATTCCGTTTCTCTCCGGACAGGGAGAGGGAGCGGGAGAAGACGGAGAAACAGCAGTACCTTCATCATCatcaacagcagcaacaactgcagcagcaacaacaacaacagcagcagcagcaacaacaacaacaacagcaacaacaacatcATCATCAACGGGAGAGCCGCGACAGCCATAGACAGCACACGTCCCACTATTCCGAGAGGGACAAGGACTCGAGCGGCCGATCGGACTCGAGCAAAACCAGCCAGGAGGAAGAGAAGCCGAACAAGGAGGATCAAGAGGCGAAGAAGACCCGGGTGAAGCAGAGCCTGATGAAGAGGGCGAGGTCCGTCGCGATCTTCTCGCTGAAGCTGAAGGAGCGTCGGGCAAGGGAGGCCGAGCTCAAGGCGAAGGAGGCCGAGAAGGAGGCCAGATGGCAACAGCCGCAGTCATGCGTCGGTGGTGAACTCTCCTGCATCCCCATAGACAagcttatatccgtggatgaCATCGCAGCCATGGAACTACGCAGACTTAACCATTAG
- the Wwk gene encoding anoctamin 8 white walker isoform X5: MPGGEGSPINLLGHRASTTSGECANSDEDERTTGTAPSTMTTVLADDGLRRRKVIHAAKETLDKASRLLRRKIPCTGHLMTPRRLWIQKVPTQECDVIVMFPSGASDETLMWLLGRLRAGTPGLVVHVRHHASSDSYGFYLTAPFSVLLKAAEEVHLPKTLRQEFGGGLKEFVGSEASCFEGSDDEAQFFTTQERQSLVLHLLHTLRAGSQDLHSLPGLKMVEGQAIIPKCISSGIISQVFPLHELPALEKLQRTWVRAFLSPQPLDDICKYFGVKITMYFAWLGHYTTALIVPAAVGAIYWVGIIGRNQAVEDVAYVLFSVFNVIWATVYLETWKRRGAELAYRWGTLDQRDDLLVEPRPLFTGTLEVSSVTGRLEPTYPRWKRNMFRYFVSVPVIAACLFFVFIVMILSFQIQDWWDARLEAGGYGFWLSYVPKVLLAVVIALMDEAYFKVAVWLNDMENYRLDTEYENHLIYKVALFQFVNSFLSLFYIAFYLQDQERLKEQLAALLIARQVIGNLKESAVPYLIEQLRLARLSFELFGALSPSEARPPPGEENDENGKEPDDKSERSDSGKSTQPRNVSQAELESSLYRVFSKKYDGAFSEHLEMLSQLGYVCLFSSAFPLAAMAALLGNLLELRGDAFKLCFVLQRPFGRRVSNIGTWQNAMEAMGLVAILVNCALIGLSGQVQRMFPEMSATQTILLIVALEHIMLAIRFIIICAIPDIPHWVATEMAKVEFLRREAVRRLSSTPSPEQQPATVIGRFVVSPADGESEEHLLSDRTGDATTPSLPETPTLASTTQTPSSPPTPSAASVPRISETPSAAQTPGSAGSSDIGTPFLTEINMGSIRDLHNTPRCSIPGGERGRRSREWLNNEPEASGGDQYSHHLTIGPHGGVDWVRRLGLEPGGRKSSDSEISGAGSVNGRTDKLPHLHRSTDCIVSKELASSSDSDLLRSAPPWTMAHRNQKFRFSPDREREREKTEKQQYLHHHQQQQQLQQQQQQQQQQQQQQQQQQQHHHQRESRDSHRQHTSHYSERDKDSSGRSDSSKTSQEEEKPNKEDQEAKKTRVKQSLMKRARSVAIFSLKLKERRAREAELKAKEAEKEARWQQPQSCVGGELSCIPIDKLISVDDIAAMELRRLNH; the protein is encoded by the exons GAATGCGACGTCATAGTGATGTTCCCGAGTGGAGCGAGCGACGAGACTTTGATGTGGCTTCTAGGCCGTCTACGGGCTGGGACCCCGGGCCTAGTTGTTCACGTTCGACACCACGCCTCGTCAGATAGTTACGGATTTTACTTAACAGCCCCTTTTAGCGT ATTGTTGAAAGCCGCCGAGGAGGTGCATTTGCCAAAGACACTGCGCCAGGAGTTCGGCGGTGGTCTGAAAGAGTTCGTGGGCTCCGAGGCAAGTTGCTTCGAGGGTAGCGACGACGAAGCTCAATTCTTCACTACTCAGGAAAGGCAGTCCCTGGTCCTGCACTTGCTGCACACGCTCAGAGCGGGCTCGCAGGACCTCCACAGTCTGCCGGGTCTTAAGATGGTAGAAGGACAAGCAATTATTCCAAAGTGCATTTCTTCTGGGATCATTTCTCAG GTCTTCCCTCTTCACGAATTGCCTGCGTTGGAGAAGCTACAGCGGACATGGGTCCGCGCGTTTCTCAGTCCTCAGCCCTTGGACGACATTTGTAAATACTTCGGAGTAAAGATTACTATGTATTTCGCGTGGCTCGGACATTACACCACCGCTTTAATCGTTCCGGCTGCTGTGGGTGCCATATATTGG GTCGGCATCATCGGTAGGAATCAAGCGGTGGAGGATGTAGCGTACGTTCTGTTCTCCGTCTTCAACGTGATCTGGGCCACCGTTTATCTGGAAACCTGGAAGAGAAGAGGCGCCGAACTGGCCTACAGGTGGGGCACCTTGGATCAAAGAGACGACCTACTTGTCGAGCCTAGGCCTTTATTCACG GGCACCTTGGAGGTCTCGTCTGTGACGGGAAGACTGGAACCAACTTATCCGAGATGGAAGAGGAACATGTTCCGGTACTTCGTCAGCGTTCCCGTCATCGCCGCGTGCCTCTTCTTCGTTTTTATCGTGATGATCCTGAGCTTCCAGATACAG GATTGGTGGGACGCTCGTCTGGAGGCGGGGGGATACGGGTTCTGGTTGAGCTACGTGCCAAAAGTTCTGCTCGCCGTGGTGATAGCGTTAATGGACGAGGCTTACTTTAAGGTCGCCGTTTGGCTGAACGACATGG AAAACTATCGGCTAGACACCGAGTACGAGAATCATCTGATCTACAAAGTGGCACTG TTTCAGTTTGTAAACTCCTTCCTATCGCTATTTTACATCGCCTTCTACCTACAAGATCAAGAGAGACTAAAGGAG CAACTGGCAGCTCTGTTGATAGCCCGCCAGGTAATCGGTAACCTGAAGGAGTCGGCGGTCCCGTATCTGATCGAGCAGCTGCGACTGGCCCGTTTGAGCTTCGAGCTTTTCGGCGCGCTGAGCCCGAGCGAGGCGAGGCCGCCGCCCGGCGAGGAGAACGACGAGAACGGGAAAGAGCCCGACGACAAGAGCGAACGGTCCGACAGCGGGAAGAGCACGCAACCGAGAAACGTCAGCCAGGCTGAGCTGGAAAGTTCCCTCTACAGA GTATTCAGCAAGAAG TACGATGGAGCGTTCTCAGAGCATCTGGAGATGCTATCACAACTCGGCTACGTCTGCCTGTTCTCATCGGCGTTCCCGCTGGCGGCCATGGCGGCCCTGCTCGGGAATCTGCTCGAGCTTCGCGGGGACGCTTTCAAGCTCTGCTTCGTTCTGCAGCGGCCTTTCGGCCGGAGGGTCTCCAACATCGGGACTTGGCAG AACGCGATGGAGGCGATGGGACTGGTCGCGATACTGGTGAATTGCGCGTTGATCGGACTGAGCGGACAGGTGCAGCGAATGTTCCCAGAGATGTCGGCCACGCAGACGATCCTGCTGATCGTCGCCCTGGAACATATCATGCTCGCGATACGGTTCATTATAATCTGCGCGATACCGGACATACCGCACTGGGTGGCCACCGAAATGGCCAAGGTAGAATTCTTGAGAAGGGAGGCGGTCAGACGACTGTCCTCTACACCGTCGCCGGAACAACAGCCCGCAACAGTAATAG GGAGATTCGTGGTGAGTCCAGCAGACGGTGAGAGCGAAGAACACCTGCTTTCCGATCGCACCGGAGACGCGACCACGCCGAGTCTACCAGAGACGCCGACCCTGGCCTCGACCACCCAGACACCGAGCAGCCCGCCGACACCGAGCGCAGCCTCCGTGCCCAGAATCTCGGAGACGCCGTCTGCTGCCCAGACACCGGGCAGCGCGGGCAGCAGCGATATAGGTACACCTTTCCTGACTGAAATTAACATGGGCAGCATTCGCGACCTTCACAATACACCTAGGTGCTCCATTCCTGGCGGAGAACGAG GAAGGAGATCGAGAGAGTGGTTGAATAATGAGCCGGAGGCGTCCGGCGGCGATCAGTACAGCCACCACCTGACGATCGGGCCCCACGGAGGCGTGGACTGGGTCCGAAGATTGGGCCTCGAACCCGGCGGCAGGAAGTCCAGCGACTCCGAGATCAGCGGAGCTGGCAGCGTCAACGGAAGGACGGACAAGCTTCCGCATCTTCATCGATCCACCGACTGCATCGTATCGAAAGAGCTCGCCTCGTCGTCGGACAGCGATCTCCTCAG GTCAGCTCCGCCGTGGACGATGGCTCACAGAAATCAGAAATTCCGTTTCTCTCCGGACAGGGAGAGGGAGCGGGAGAAGACGGAGAAACAGCAGTACCTTCATCATCatcaacagcagcaacaactgcagcagcaacaacaacaacagcagcagcagcaacaacaacaacaacagcaacaacaacatcATCATCAACGGGAGAGCCGCGACAGCCATAGACAGCACACGTCCCACTATTCCGAGAGGGACAAGGACTCGAGCGGCCGATCGGACTCGAGCAAAACCAGCCAGGAGGAAGAGAAGCCGAACAAGGAGGATCAAGAGGCGAAGAAGACCCGGGTGAAGCAGAGCCTGATGAAGAGGGCGAGGTCCGTCGCGATCTTCTCGCTGAAGCTGAAGGAGCGTCGGGCAAGGGAGGCCGAGCTCAAGGCGAAGGAGGCCGAGAAGGAGGCCAGATGGCAACAGCCGCAGTCATGCGTCGGTGGTGAACTCTCCTGCATCCCCATAGACAagcttatatccgtggatgaCATCGCAGCCATGGAACTACGCAGACTTAACCATTAG
- the Wwk gene encoding anoctamin 8 white walker isoform X3, with the protein MPGGEGSPINLLGHRASTTSGECANSDEDERTTGTAPSTMTTVLADDGLRRRKVIHAAKETLDKASRLLRRKIPCTGHLMTPRRLWIQKVPTQECDVIVMFPSGASDETLMWLLGRLRAGTPGLVVHVRHHASSDSYGFYLTAPFSVLLKAAEEVHLPKTLRQEFGGGLKEFVGSEASCFEGSDDEAQFFTTQERQSLVLHLLHTLRAGSQDLHSLPGLKMVEGQAIIPKCISSGIISQVFPLHELPALEKLQRTWVRAFLSPQPLDDICKYFGVKITMYFAWLGHYTTALIVPAAVGAIYWVGIIGRNQAVEDVAYVLFSVFNVIWATVYLETWKRRGAELAYRWGTLDQRDDLLVEPRPLFTGTLEVSSVTGRLEPTYPRWKRNMFRYFVSVPVIAACLFFVFIVMILSFQIQDWWDARLEAGGYGFWLSYVPKVLLAVVIALMDEAYFKVAVWLNDMENYRLDTEYENHLIYKVALFQFVNSFLSLFYIAFYLQDQERLKEQLAALLIARQVIGNLKESAVPYLIEQLRLARLSFELFGALSPSEARPPPGEENDENGKEPDDKSERSDSGKSTQPRNVSQAELESSLYRVGHPTNSLLSDVTFKVFSKKYDGAFSEHLEMLSQLGYVCLFSSAFPLAAMAALLGNLLELRGDAFKLCFVLQRPFGRRVSNIGTWQNAMEAMGLVAILVNCALIGLSGQVQRMFPEMSATQTILLIVALEHIMLAIRFIIICAIPDIPHWVATEMAKVEFLRREAVRRLSSTPSPEQQPATVIADGESEEHLLSDRTGDATTPSLPETPTLASTTQTPSSPPTPSAASVPRISETPSAAQTPGSAGSSDIGTPFLTEINMGSIRDLHNTPRCSIPGGERGRRSREWLNNEPEASGGDQYSHHLTIGPHGGVDWVRRLGLEPGGRKSSDSEISGAGSVNGRTDKLPHLHRSTDCIVSKELASSSDSDLLRSAPPWTMAHRNQKFRFSPDREREREKTEKQQYLHHHQQQQQLQQQQQQQQQQQQQQQQQQQHHHQRESRDSHRQHTSHYSERDKDSSGRSDSSKTSQEEEKPNKEDQEAKKTRVKQSLMKRARSVAIFSLKLKERRAREAELKAKEAEKEARWQQPQSCVGGELSCIPIDKLISVDDIAAMELRRLNH; encoded by the exons GAATGCGACGTCATAGTGATGTTCCCGAGTGGAGCGAGCGACGAGACTTTGATGTGGCTTCTAGGCCGTCTACGGGCTGGGACCCCGGGCCTAGTTGTTCACGTTCGACACCACGCCTCGTCAGATAGTTACGGATTTTACTTAACAGCCCCTTTTAGCGT ATTGTTGAAAGCCGCCGAGGAGGTGCATTTGCCAAAGACACTGCGCCAGGAGTTCGGCGGTGGTCTGAAAGAGTTCGTGGGCTCCGAGGCAAGTTGCTTCGAGGGTAGCGACGACGAAGCTCAATTCTTCACTACTCAGGAAAGGCAGTCCCTGGTCCTGCACTTGCTGCACACGCTCAGAGCGGGCTCGCAGGACCTCCACAGTCTGCCGGGTCTTAAGATGGTAGAAGGACAAGCAATTATTCCAAAGTGCATTTCTTCTGGGATCATTTCTCAG GTCTTCCCTCTTCACGAATTGCCTGCGTTGGAGAAGCTACAGCGGACATGGGTCCGCGCGTTTCTCAGTCCTCAGCCCTTGGACGACATTTGTAAATACTTCGGAGTAAAGATTACTATGTATTTCGCGTGGCTCGGACATTACACCACCGCTTTAATCGTTCCGGCTGCTGTGGGTGCCATATATTGG GTCGGCATCATCGGTAGGAATCAAGCGGTGGAGGATGTAGCGTACGTTCTGTTCTCCGTCTTCAACGTGATCTGGGCCACCGTTTATCTGGAAACCTGGAAGAGAAGAGGCGCCGAACTGGCCTACAGGTGGGGCACCTTGGATCAAAGAGACGACCTACTTGTCGAGCCTAGGCCTTTATTCACG GGCACCTTGGAGGTCTCGTCTGTGACGGGAAGACTGGAACCAACTTATCCGAGATGGAAGAGGAACATGTTCCGGTACTTCGTCAGCGTTCCCGTCATCGCCGCGTGCCTCTTCTTCGTTTTTATCGTGATGATCCTGAGCTTCCAGATACAG GATTGGTGGGACGCTCGTCTGGAGGCGGGGGGATACGGGTTCTGGTTGAGCTACGTGCCAAAAGTTCTGCTCGCCGTGGTGATAGCGTTAATGGACGAGGCTTACTTTAAGGTCGCCGTTTGGCTGAACGACATGG AAAACTATCGGCTAGACACCGAGTACGAGAATCATCTGATCTACAAAGTGGCACTG TTTCAGTTTGTAAACTCCTTCCTATCGCTATTTTACATCGCCTTCTACCTACAAGATCAAGAGAGACTAAAGGAG CAACTGGCAGCTCTGTTGATAGCCCGCCAGGTAATCGGTAACCTGAAGGAGTCGGCGGTCCCGTATCTGATCGAGCAGCTGCGACTGGCCCGTTTGAGCTTCGAGCTTTTCGGCGCGCTGAGCCCGAGCGAGGCGAGGCCGCCGCCCGGCGAGGAGAACGACGAGAACGGGAAAGAGCCCGACGACAAGAGCGAACGGTCCGACAGCGGGAAGAGCACGCAACCGAGAAACGTCAGCCAGGCTGAGCTGGAAAGTTCCCTCTACAGAGTAGGGCATCCCACTAATTCTCTACTTAGTGACGTTACGTTCAAG GTATTCAGCAAGAAG TACGATGGAGCGTTCTCAGAGCATCTGGAGATGCTATCACAACTCGGCTACGTCTGCCTGTTCTCATCGGCGTTCCCGCTGGCGGCCATGGCGGCCCTGCTCGGGAATCTGCTCGAGCTTCGCGGGGACGCTTTCAAGCTCTGCTTCGTTCTGCAGCGGCCTTTCGGCCGGAGGGTCTCCAACATCGGGACTTGGCAG AACGCGATGGAGGCGATGGGACTGGTCGCGATACTGGTGAATTGCGCGTTGATCGGACTGAGCGGACAGGTGCAGCGAATGTTCCCAGAGATGTCGGCCACGCAGACGATCCTGCTGATCGTCGCCCTGGAACATATCATGCTCGCGATACGGTTCATTATAATCTGCGCGATACCGGACATACCGCACTGGGTGGCCACCGAAATGGCCAAGGTAGAATTCTTGAGAAGGGAGGCGGTCAGACGACTGTCCTCTACACCGTCGCCGGAACAACAGCCCGCAACAGTAATAG CAGACGGTGAGAGCGAAGAACACCTGCTTTCCGATCGCACCGGAGACGCGACCACGCCGAGTCTACCAGAGACGCCGACCCTGGCCTCGACCACCCAGACACCGAGCAGCCCGCCGACACCGAGCGCAGCCTCCGTGCCCAGAATCTCGGAGACGCCGTCTGCTGCCCAGACACCGGGCAGCGCGGGCAGCAGCGATATAGGTACACCTTTCCTGACTGAAATTAACATGGGCAGCATTCGCGACCTTCACAATACACCTAGGTGCTCCATTCCTGGCGGAGAACGAG GAAGGAGATCGAGAGAGTGGTTGAATAATGAGCCGGAGGCGTCCGGCGGCGATCAGTACAGCCACCACCTGACGATCGGGCCCCACGGAGGCGTGGACTGGGTCCGAAGATTGGGCCTCGAACCCGGCGGCAGGAAGTCCAGCGACTCCGAGATCAGCGGAGCTGGCAGCGTCAACGGAAGGACGGACAAGCTTCCGCATCTTCATCGATCCACCGACTGCATCGTATCGAAAGAGCTCGCCTCGTCGTCGGACAGCGATCTCCTCAG GTCAGCTCCGCCGTGGACGATGGCTCACAGAAATCAGAAATTCCGTTTCTCTCCGGACAGGGAGAGGGAGCGGGAGAAGACGGAGAAACAGCAGTACCTTCATCATCatcaacagcagcaacaactgcagcagcaacaacaacaacagcagcagcagcaacaacaacaacaacagcaacaacaacatcATCATCAACGGGAGAGCCGCGACAGCCATAGACAGCACACGTCCCACTATTCCGAGAGGGACAAGGACTCGAGCGGCCGATCGGACTCGAGCAAAACCAGCCAGGAGGAAGAGAAGCCGAACAAGGAGGATCAAGAGGCGAAGAAGACCCGGGTGAAGCAGAGCCTGATGAAGAGGGCGAGGTCCGTCGCGATCTTCTCGCTGAAGCTGAAGGAGCGTCGGGCAAGGGAGGCCGAGCTCAAGGCGAAGGAGGCCGAGAAGGAGGCCAGATGGCAACAGCCGCAGTCATGCGTCGGTGGTGAACTCTCCTGCATCCCCATAGACAagcttatatccgtggatgaCATCGCAGCCATGGAACTACGCAGACTTAACCATTAG